TTCCATGTCGCGGTCAACGTGCAGTTCAATGCGGACTTTTATTTTATCACCCACTTTCAATTTTGTTGTATCGGTGATTTGATAAATTACCGGACCGGTTGCAGAATTTTTTTGAACAAAAAGTTTTTTCTCCAATTTCAAAGGAGTTTCAGCAGGTGTAATTTTATCAAGCTGTTCAAAGTACTGCCAATACAGCGCTCCCCACGATACACCTGTATCGGTTTTCTTCACTTTTACATTTCCCATATCCGGAGTAATTTCATTTCCACTCCACGATGTTTTAAAATATCCGGTGCCTGCTTCCACTTTTACATTGTCCATTTTCTTCGGGTCAATTTTTTGTCCGCCAAGAGATATTTCAACAAGCTGATCGCTGGCAAGCCAGTTGGTTCCCCGCAGCAGCAAGGCATAACAGGCTTCCGAAGTTGCTTTGGTAGTTTTCCAATCGGTAGTTTGTTTTTGTTTCAGCAACCACACTTTCATATTTTCAACAGAAGTGCTGTCGTTCGCAACTTCATCAAATGCTTCGATCAGCAACGACTGTGTTTCAATAGGAGCCTGGTACCAGAAATATCCGCCACTCATATCTTTCCAGTACATTCCCATTTCATCATTATTTATTGAATTTTCTTTTAATGATTTTATAATATCATTAGCCAAAGATTTATCTCCGATTCGATTCAATGCAAGCGATATCATTCCCTGTAAATAACGATTATTATCGAGCCAGTATTTTTTTGCCTGTCCAACAAAATAATCGTATGCATCTTTATTTTTCGAAGCAATTTCAACATCTTTCAGGAAATAACTGCGTGCATATAAGTATTGAATTTCCAAATAACCGATATGATTTTTTTCAAGTTCATCTTTTTTGTAATACTTCAGCAACCACTCGTAATCTTCTCTCATCCTGTTGTCGAGATACTCCACAGCATCTTTAATCATGTTCCAGCATTTGTTGTCATCTCTTATATTTTTTACACCAAGATTATCAAGGTGTCCGAAGCCGGTAACAACATGTTGTGTAATATAACGGTCGTCTTCCATGCCGCCAAACCAAGGGAATCCGCCATTAGGCAATTGCATTTTTTCGAGTTTTGCTAAAGCCTTATCCAATTCATAACTCATCTTGTTCAAATCGAAAAGTAATGCCACACGCTGTTTCCGTTCGCTTTCATTCTTTGCCTGCAATACCCACGGCGTTTCTTCAAGCATTAGCGATTTTAGGTCTTCATTTTTTTCAAGATTGGAAAGCAATGCATCGGGAGTTAAATTTTTCCAACTGTCGAAAACCGCTTTTATTTTGGGATGTGAGTTCGCGATATGTGAAGCAATGCTGTTTGCATAAAAACGACTGAATGTTTGTTCGGCACATTCATAAGGATATTCCATCATGTAGGGTAATGCTTGTATGGCGTACCATGCAGGATTGGAAGTATATTCAAGGGTGAGCTTATAATTTTTAAGCGTTGATGAAGATTTTGAATTCACAAGTTTTGTGAAAGTGAAATCTTTTGTTTCTTTTCCGCGAACAGGTAACGGCATGGTTTCAGTTACCAGCATCCGGTTGTTTAAAACAGGAATAACCATTTCTTCGCCATCACTGAAATTTCCTGACTTTGCAACCACTTTATATTTTATAGCACTGATGTTTTCGGGAATTTCTATATCCCACGAAAGTGCGCTACTGCCGCCTTTTGCAGCAGTAAATGTTTTTGTTGCATTGGCGTTTTTACAAACATCATCAATTGCTTTGAGTGTTGTTGCATCGAAGAGGAAAAGCTGTGCACTGCCTGTCATTTCTTTTTCAGTAAGATTTGAAACTTTTGCGGTGAATGAAATTTTATCATTTTCCCTGAAGAAACGCGGTGCATTAGGAACTATCATCAGATCTTTTTGCGTTACCGTTTCTTTTTCAATCTGGCTGAACTTTAAATCTTTTGTGTGAGCTAGCCCCATAAACTTCCATTTGGTAAGAGCTTCGGGAATAGTAAATGAAATTACAATGTTTCCATTTTCATCGGTTTTAAGCTGAGGATAGAAGAATGCGGTTTCATTAAAATTAGAACGTGTTTTTACATCTGTTAAACCTTCTCCGCTTTTTCCGGGTGCTGGTGGAAGTGCAACAGATAAATCTACAGTTTCTTTTGCTTGTTCAGCTAATCCCGCGCCCATTCCATAACCTGTCATAGTTTTTTCATCAGCTTCTTCTTTATTTTTATCTTTTTTATTTCCTGTTGTTACGGTTTCGCTTTTAGTTATGCTCATTACAGCATTTTGTGATACAGGTGCAGCGTCATACACCATATCGTAATCTCCTTCGTAGCTTTTAGATATAAAACCACTACTTCGATAATGTGTGTTTCCGTAATTAAATCCGAACCAGTTCAATTTATCATAGTACCTGTAAATAGGGTTAGGATAAGTTTCTTTATAAAACGAGTACGAAGTAGATGTGTTATTAGTAAAACTTTTTTCACCATCCCAATACAGACTTGAATAAAAGTTTTTCAGGATATCGAAATACCAATAGTTTGCTTCGTATGCATCGAGTGAAGCATCATACATGGTTGCCAGTAATTCGGCTGCAACTTTATCGCCGTTCTTTCCTTTTATTTTTATTTTCCATTCTTCCTGTTGACCCGGCAGCAGCTTATCGCGGAATGTTTCAAATTCAATGTCGAGTTCTTTATTGGTATAAGGAACCGTTACAATTTCTTTGTTCGTAAATAAACGATTATGTTTTACAGCAAAAATATGAATTGCAAAATTACCTCGGTATTCTTCGGTTACAGGAATTTCAAAAAGTTTTTGTTCTTTACTTAATGAAAGCCATTGATGCGATTTTATGATGCCGTCTTTTTCAATTTCATAATAAAATTTTACAGAATCATCTTTTGTCCCAAGTATGAATGATACGTTTTCTCCCGGTTCTGCCGAGCTTTTCACCAGTTCAAAATAACTGATATCGTTTTCTGGAATTTGTTTTTCTTTTGTACCATAAACTTTGAAATAGCTGAAATATTCAACATCTTCACCATATTTATCTTTTGTTTTTGCTTCCAAAATATATGTACCGGGCTTCCATGAAGAAAGGTCGCTGATTTTTATTGTTGAATCTTTCGGAGTTTCAAAAACTGTTTCAAAAACTTTTGTTTCTTTTTCCCATTTGTACATGTTGTTTTCATCATCGTACAAATCGTAAGGGAAACTTGAATAGTATTCATCTTTTGTCATCACGAACTTATCAGGACGATCCCAAATTCGTTCACGGAAGATTTTATCGGGTTGTTTTAATTTATAAATAGTAACGTTTCCTTTTGCTGCTTCTTTTTCACCGCTGAGGTTTGTTGTTGAAAGTGTGAAAATATTTTTCCCGGTTTTCTCAACATTATCGGGAACATAAACAGAGAGGGACAATGCTTTGTAACCAACTTTCACGTAATCCTGCGCAGAATGGGTTTCTCCGTTGATATCGGTAACATCAGCATAAACAGTGAAAGTATAAGTGGGATTGCTTTTTTTCGAAATACTTAAATCGGGTAATGCTTTGAATGATATCTTAAATTCTCCTTTATCATCAGTTGTTGTTGTGCCATTTGCAATTTCAGTTTGCGATGAACGTGGATAATATCCTTTCCACCAATACCACCAGTAAGGAAACGAAACCGTACGAACCACGCGGTATGTAACATTAGCTCCGTCAATCATGTTGCCGGCATATGCTTTTGCTGTTCCTGTAATATCAAGGTTTTCGTTAAGTTTATAGCTTCCTTTAACAGGATTGATGCTAACTGAAAATTTCGGACGCTTATATTCTTCAACGGAAAAATATGCGCTTCCATACGAGTCAGCAATATGTACAGAACCTGTAATAGCTGCGGGTGCCGTAAATGTCCCGGTAAACGATCCGTATTCATTTGAAGTTAATTCAAGGTCGCTAATCTTTTGATAATTTACATCGTAGAAAGTTACCGTAGTTTTTACGTTTGGTGCAACTTCTGTAAGATTGCCGTCATTATCATTTTTTAAGATGATTCCCTTAAAATAAATTGTTTGCCCCGGACGATAGATAGCCCTATCGGTAAAGAAAAATGTTTTATAAGGAATGTTGTTATCATATTTGTAATCTTTATACTGGTAATAGCTGTTGCTCGAAACAAAGCGATCGCTGCCATTGGAAAAATCTACATAAAAATACATGTAATCATCTGCAGGTGGAATTTCAAAAAAACCATTCTCATCGGTAGTAAATTTTTTCCATTTTACGTTTTCATATTCACGCAAAACATAATTATATTTACTGGTATAACATTGCGCGGTTACTGATTTCATTGGCTTTCCGGTTTCTCGGTCTGTAACAAAAAAATCCATTGCATAATTTTCTTTATACCTGTCGATGCTGCTGATATTGGTAATCCAAAACTGGCTATATGAAATAATTCTTTCGGTTGTTGTGAAAGTTTTTCCATCAGTTGCGAGCAAAACATAATACCCAAAAGGAAGTGCAGGGATTTTTATTTCAGCCGAATGGCTTTGGAAATCGCCATCATCGGGTAGGGTAATATTCCATTCTTTGTATGCAGATTCCTTCAGGTATTTTCCAACAAGTTCATCACCATAATATTTTTTCCTAAGTTTTTCATCATTTTCATAGGTCATTTTAATAATGCGCAGCGATAAATTATTGACATTTTTATAAGTTACCAGTGAACGGAAAGGCTTATTAGGTGCGTTTCCTTCTTCAACAGTCATGTTAAAGGATCTTGTTTTTATCTGGAATTTAAGGTTCTCGCAATTCTTAGCCCCATCTGATAATGGATACGCTTTTATTGCGGCTTCACATTTCTCAATTGATTTTTTCAGCATCCATTTATTTTCGTCCGACTGCAGTGGTTTGTATTTTAGTCCGTTGCTGTAATAATGCTGTGCGATGGCGTAAGTAACATCTGTTGAAGATGCGGAGTTTGAAAATTTTGATTCAAGAGCCAATAAAGTTTGAAGATAAAGACTGTCTTTAAAATCAAGAGTTGAATTATTTTTTACAAATGACATGCGTTTTAAGTCAACATCAATCAATGCCGATGGGTCAGCATCATTTGCATGAAATTTAATAAGATCTTGTAAAATAACAGCAGCATAATATTTCAGCGATAGCGAATCTTTTGTAGTGATGTTAAGCTTTACAAAATCGGGATAAGGTTTAAAATATTCTTCTTTGTCAATATCAAATTTAAAAGCAGGTTTGGTGATTTCCGATTCATCGTTCATGAAAAAGTCAACAGCACGATGAGCTAGAAAATCGTACAATGTAGGCCTGAACTTGCGTGAAAGGGTATCGCGAATAATGATATCGTCATATAAATTCAATTTTGTTTTTTTCAAATTTTCATAATCAGTAAGCGAAGCCACATAATTTTTTACTACTTCATTCAGGATTTGTTTTAGTGTCCATGTTTGAATATCGTATTCTTTGTATGCAACGGTTTCAGTACGCTGATAATATCGGTAACGATTTGTTGAATAAAAGCGCCAGTACATTTCGGCAAGCACTGAATGCAAAACAGGTTTAATAGGAAATGCTGTTTCATTGATTTCTGTCTTTAAATTTGCAATGCTGCTGTCGAAAGAATTTTCATTTAAATTATTATCGAGCTTCATTTTATACATTACTGCTTTTACAAACTGCGGGGCATTATTTTCAGCTTTTGCATTTTTGTAAACGACCAGCACCTGTTCAAGCGCCGACTTACTAAGGCCTTTGGCAAGCAACGAATCAATTTTTGCCCAGGCTTTGGTATAATTGAAAACTGAAATTCCGGAAATAATATTTGATGGATTATTTTTTTCCTTAGGGCTTAACGGTTTGTAGTTTGAAAAATATGTTCCGCCAAAAACCAGTAAAGCAAAAGCGCTTACCAATAATACAAGTTTTGTTTTCATAGCTGTATGATTTAATGTTGCAAGTTAAAAATTTTATTTGGTGAATTTTGTAATGAAGATGAAAAATAGTTTACAATTCCATAAAACGATTTTTGAATTCGGATTTATGAATTGTTTTTTTATAAGGACGCTGATTTACACGGATTTTTTACGGATAGAGTTTTTAAAATGATAAAATGACAGAATGAATGACAGAATAAATATTTTGATGGTGCTTATGATGTGTTTAATGTTACATCTTATAAAATAACATCGAGCATTTACAAGGTGGATTACCACAATGGGGACACATGTATTTTTTTTTAATAGAATCGTTGTACCAGTAATTTTTTATTTCTGTTATGAGTTTGAACCCTATGGTTTCAACCAGGTTCTTTGCATTTGCAATATCACCGCTTTTCCAAACAGTGGTACATATTACATCAATATTTTCAATTTTTTTCATTACACGGATTAATTCATCAGCCATATCGTGTGCAATGTGTGTATGTCGGTATTCTTCTTTTACACAAATGGTTTCGGCATATCCCATATAACCGTCATCAGTAACTTTTTTCTCAAAAGGCTTATCTACCTTCAACAGGCTTTTTTTAAATTCGGATTTTTTTAGTATTTCACCTTTTACAAAACCAACAATTTCGTTATTAATCTTATAAATCCTGATAACTTTCTGCGGATTTAAAATGTAATCTTTTATTGATTCATAAGTCTGAAAATTTTTGCCAACAAATTTATCCGACATTTGCAGCACAAGCGCTATCTCCTCTTCTTTCAATTCGGTTATCATAAAGTATGCATTATTATTGGTTGATTAAATTATCTTCGGCGAAATTACAAACATTCTGTAAAATAAATGATGACTTTATAGAGTAGCTTAAAGAAGCGATTATACCTATTATATATATGTAATAACTCAATAAATTTTCAATGGTATTAATCAAAAAACAGAAAAATTTGAAGTGAAGTAATGGTTTATACCGACAGAAAAGAGTTTTGCAAAAATATTTTTTGTTTTCTGTACGGTATAATATCCATGTTAAAGTAAATTCCGGCTGAATTTCTGTTTTGAATTTATTCATCATGGTTGGTGCAAATTTAAGTTTGTATTGAAATTTTATAAAAAGCCCAATGCTTATATGTTTTAGTAATCACTACCATTATTATATTGAAATCAACCGCTATATGATGATATCGGGAATCCTTAGTCATTGCTAAAATAATGTTCTTCATAAAAATTTTTACTTTTTTACTTATCTATTATAGGCTAAAACTTTTTCTAATAATTATTTATTTGCATAACTATAGTTATTAATAACTTTGCAGTAAAGTTTTATAAATGATTATAATATAATGAATGAAAAGATATGGCATAAGGATTTTATCTTTCTAATTTTGTCAAACTTTTTGATGTATATTACCTATTATGCAATACTTTCATCATTACCTATTTATTTAGTAACCGATCTTCAAGCATCTAAAATGCAGGTAGGAGTAGTGGTTGGAGTATATACCATTGCTTCAATACTGGTACGTCCGTTTTCTGGTTTTGCACTTGACAGATTTGGTCGCCGTATTGTTTTTTTATTGGCTTTAATAATTTATACGATATTGTTTGCAGGCTATCTGGTTGCTATTTCTATCACATCAATAATAACACTTCGTTTTGCTCAGGGCCTGGTCTGGGGATTTACCACGGTTTCGGGTTCAACCATAGCAGTTGATATCATTCCGGTATCGAAAAGAGGTGAAGGGATAGGATATTTTGCACTTTCAACAACACTGGGGATGTCAGTAGGACCGATTATCGGATTATTTATTTGTCATCATTGGGGTTATTTTGCCATGTTTATTTCGGGATGTTTTATCAGTTTTATCAGTTTGATTTGTGCATATGCTATTAATCTGCGCAAACGATTTATTGTAGGGAAAAGAATTAAATTAAAGCTGAACAGCATGTTTGATAAAAATTCTGTACGTCCTTCATTAAATGTTGTAATAACTATGATCTCATATGGTGGGTTGCTATCGTTTATTGCTCTTTATGGTCGTGAGATAGGGGTTCAGAATTCTTCCCTTTATTTCCTGATTCTTTCTGCGGGTATTGCAGCAGCACGACTTACTGTAGGCAAGGTGTTTGACAGGAGTGGTCCGCGAAAAATTATTACTTTATGCCTGATTCTTCTGATCATAGGGTTTCCGATGCTGGCAATAGCGAAAAATGAAGTTCTATTTTATATGTCTGCAATAATTATTGGATTTGGTAATGGAGTCATATTTCCAACGTTTCAGTCGATGGTTAATAATATTGCAGCACCCGAACATCGCGGAGCTGCAAATTCTACGCTATACACAGCAGTAGATCTTGGAATGGGTTTCGGGATGATCATGGCCGGGTTGATTGCACAGTATATTTCTATTCCTGCTATCTTTTGGATGAATGCAATGGTAAGTATTACAGGGTTATTATTTTTCCGCTTATTTGTCCTTAAATCATACGAGAATAAATAGAGTCGTGCATTCACGCTGAAATCTCTTAACTACTATATGTTTGCAATAGTTTGTTCAAGTATAATGTAAAAGCATCCTTCATTATATCTTCGTGTTTATACATTAACCGACCTTCGGTAAAACTTATTAGAAACATTATCCGATTGTAATCGGTTATAAACGAATTTTAAACGAAACTAAATATGTAAAAACCGAGTGATGGTTTTGCACTACTGTTACTTTGCTGCATCAAACAATTTAAAAAAATCTAAAATCTAAAATTTTTGAATTATGAAAACAACAATGAACAAAGTAGAATTAAATGGTTATGTGGGAACAGAACCGGAAATGCAAACAACAAAAACAGGAAGTAAAGTAATGCGTATTACGCTTGCTACACACGAAAGTTTTAAAAGAAAAACCGGCGAGTGGGTTAGTAATACCACATGGCATAACGTGGTACTGTGGAATAAAGTTGCCGAAATGGCTAATGAGTTTCTGAAAAAAGGAAGTCGTGTAACGCTTCGGGGCAAATTGATAAATCGCGAGTATACTGATAAATTTGGTATAAAACGAACAATATCGGAAGTCGTAGCCGGTGAGTTTGCATTAAATGTTGCGGCTTAAAAGCCTAATCCCGAATTTCTTATTGTCTTTCCGAGCGCAGCGAGGAAACCAAAGTAAATAGCATTTAGAATTGCTTCGCTTCGCTCAGCAAGACAAATAAAAAAGTAAAGTATTTTTTCTTTTTGTCTTTCCGAGTGTAACGAGGAAACTAAATTGATGTTATTCCGAGTTGTTTCGCTTCGCAATACAAGACATCACGAAGCCTACACCCTTCCCTCCGCCGCGGCGGATTAAGGGGAAGGGATGGGGATGGGGGTAAAAAAATATATTCCTAATTTCATTGTCTTTCCGAATGAAATGAGGAAACTAAAGTAAATAGTATATAGAGTTGCTTAGCTTAGCAAGACAATGTAATAAATTTATGGTAAAATTTATTTCCTGAATTGCCTTATAAAATCTTCCACTTCAGGAACGCCACCCTGGTAGATTAAATAACCATTATAAGGTTCACGTCGTGTTATTTCATCGTTGATAGGCGTGAGCATTATTTCTTTTACCTTTTCCAGGTCGTTCGTTTGTCCTAATGCCCAACCAAGTTTTATGTAAGCTACTTCGGGTAACATATTTTCGGCAGGAATAATTCCTTTTGCCATAAGGTCGCGACCTGTGTCGTAAACAAACATATGAACATATCCCCATAAAGTTTGAACGGTCATATAAATAGCAACACCTTTTTTAACTGCTCTTTCAATTGCCGGATAAATGGGTTTATTCACATGACCAAGACCTGTTCCTATAATTATGATTCCTTTATATCCGTTATCAACCATTGAGTCAATCATATCAGGATTCATATTGGTATAATAATAAAGCATACCAACTTTTTCTTCAAAATAAGGAAGTATGGTAACGTTGCGGTCTTTGCGCCGATGATTATAAATTTGTTTTATGGGTTTAACGCCTTGTCGTGTAACTGTTGCTAATGGAGTATCGCCAATAGTGCGGAATGTAGAGCGATAAGAAGAATGCATTTTTCTTACTCTTGTTCCCCTATGCAGGAAAGCGTAGTCGTCGGAAGTAGGTCCAAACATACATACCATAGTTTCGGCAATATCACCGTGACCTGCGGCAGTTGCAGCATGCATAAGGTTCAGTGCGGCATCGGACGAAGGCCTGTCGGATGAACGCTGCGAACCTACAAGAACAATTGGTATTGGTGAATTCTGAACCATGAATGTTAATGCCGCAGCAGTGTAATGTAACGTATCCGTACCATGTCCTATAATGATCCCGTCAATACCATTTTCAATTTCTTTGCCTATGGCAACAGCCAGTTTTTTATATTGTTCCGGGCCCATATTTTCGCTGAATACAGCAAAAACTTTTTCCGTAGTAAGGTTACAAATATCTGCCAATTCAGGAACGGCGCCATAAAGTTCACCGGGGCTGAATGCAGGAATTACAGCACCTGTGCGGTAGTCGAGGCGCGATGCAATAGTTCCGCCGGTTCCTATCAACTTAACTTTTGGCAATCCGTCGGTATAAGGAAATTCCTTTTCAGGAATCTTATAGTTGGCTTTTTTATAACCGGTTTCTTTCATGCCGGTAACAGTATCAGTATCAATCCCGATATTATATCCTGTAATGATTTTAAGAACGATATGTTTGTCATCATCGTTTTCGGAACGTGGCAATATAGTACCCTGAAAAGCTCCGCGGGTAGTGTTTATTTCAGCTTGTCCCCATACACGTACATTATATTTTTTAAGCAAATCAAGCGCTGTGCCTTTATACCCCTGGAAAAAATCTTCTGACATAATTTAGTATTTACGATTTACGAATGTTGATTTTTAATTATTGAACTTCTTTAAAAAGTTGAACAAAAGGAATATTTCCAATAGCTTTCTTTCTAAGTTCTCCCATTATCCATTTTGTTTCAACGTGGTCTTCATTTTTGCGGCGGATATTTTTGAATTTTTCTTTAAGAAAAGGAATCAGGGCAATAATATCACTTGAAGAAACTTTTGTAAAATTGATGCTTAACAATATGGAATCGAAATCCATTTGCGGATGTTCGTATAAAACGGGAATTATTTTTTTCACAATTTCCTTGTCGAGTTTTTGTTCACGAATGTATTTGAACATGTCGTAAATTTTTTCGTAATTAAAAGTGGAAACAGGTTTGAAGTGCCCTTCAATAAACTTCAGTGTGTGTCCGTAAAAGGTTCCGATAAATTTTGAATCGAACTTTAATTCATTCACAATTTTTTCAATCATTGGGTAATGATTGCGTTTAAGAATGTAATTGTAAGTATCTTCAGGAATTTTCCATTTAATAAGTTGGTGATAACGTTCAATAACTTCTTCGGGCAAATCCTGACGAAGCTTATTAATATAAGCATCTTCCAGTGGAATAGGTTTAGAGTCGGTATCGGGATACATGCGATCGGCACCGGGAAGCACGCGCTCAAAAATAGTAGTTCCATCACCGAACGATTTGCGGGTTTCTTTTGGAATACCTTCAAATGCCATCCTGCAACGTTCTTCAATAGTTTCGAGAGCGGTTTTTATATCTTCTTCAGGCGCCCAGAAAATGATTTGTGCATCGCCATCAGATGTTTTCAATAACTTTTTAATTTTATCGGAATCCTTTTCATTGATCAATTGTTGAATATCTTCCGAATGGGTCATATTGGGTCTTTCAATGCAGGCAATAACTTTAAGGCGTTCGCTAATGTCATCGGCAAACATTTTTCCGGGTTGCGTAAAATGCGAAAGTATGCCTTCGAACATAGGCAGGTTAACAGCAATAAGTTTATTCTTGTTTGCTTTGGCTGCTTTTATTGGAGGATAGGCGGTAAGTTTATGCCCGGTATAAGGCAGCTCAACAGACGATATTTTCCAGTTTTTGGTATCAGAAATTCTTTCATTTAAAATTTTGCGAACATTCAGTAATGCCCATTGGCGGAAACATTCGTTGTGGGTAAGCTCAGGTATCCATTTGGTATGAGCAACACCTTTGATTTCAACACGTGTTCCTCCTTTACAACTTACATTCACATCTTCACGTCCTGCGCCAATTCCTGTGCGAACCAGTCCGGTACTGCGGTTCAGGAAACGTATATAGTCGCAGGCTTCCTTTACTTCATCAGGATTAACCATGTCGGGGTAGGTAACAGTTTCTATTAGCGGCATACCCAGCCTGTCGGTTTTATAAATACGTGTATGACGAATATCGCTGACTTCACGGCAAGCATCTTCTTCGAGGCTTAATTGTATCAAACGTATTTTTTTATTTTTCATACTAAACTCACCTTC
The Bacteroidales bacterium genome window above contains:
- the gatE gene encoding Glu-tRNA(Gln) amidotransferase subunit GatE translates to MKKKIDPVKNYNDTREAIGYVPRKQATQETYNRIGFMSGLEVHQQLKTKEKLFCRCPAGCFHENEVYDAEVIRHMRPTLSELGEYDGTALMEFKTRKEIIYRIKNETTCTYEVDDTPPFPLNREALAAAIRISHLSKLKIVGEVHVTRKQYLDGSIPTGFQRTAIIGVEGEFSMKNKKIRLIQLSLEEDACREVSDIRHTRIYKTDRLGMPLIETVTYPDMVNPDEVKEACDYIRFLNRSTGLVRTGIGAGREDVNVSCKGGTRVEIKGVAHTKWIPELTHNECFRQWALLNVRKILNERISDTKNWKISSVELPYTGHKLTAYPPIKAAKANKNKLIAVNLPMFEGILSHFTQPGKMFADDISERLKVIACIERPNMTHSEDIQQLINEKDSDKIKKLLKTSDGDAQIIFWAPEEDIKTALETIEERCRMAFEGIPKETRKSFGDGTTIFERVLPGADRMYPDTDSKPIPLEDAYINKLRQDLPEEVIERYHQLIKWKIPEDTYNYILKRNHYPMIEKIVNELKFDSKFIGTFYGHTLKFIEGHFKPVSTFNYEKIYDMFKYIREQKLDKEIVKKIIPVLYEHPQMDFDSILLSINFTKVSSSDIIALIPFLKEKFKNIRRKNEDHVETKWIMGELRKKAIGNIPFVQLFKEVQ